In Saccharicrinis fermentans DSM 9555 = JCM 21142, a genomic segment contains:
- a CDS encoding family 16 glycosylhydrolase: protein MYYFLRRLGYFKKLIVCFQILLFVSCSGSDDNEKDYVADFEFEVNANIVSFTNASSGDYLYIEWDYGNGETSGAQSNRDYQGTAYYPLKGDYTVTLTVFGPSNKSSDVKTVSKTIQIMADDPDYKPVEEGLVWSDEFDQSAINTENWTFEVGHGDWGWGNNELQYYTDGDNARVENGKLIITAQKVDDNTTTGSYTSARMVTMGKQAFTYGKVEIRAKLPAGRGVWPAIWMLGTNINSVGWPACGEIDIMEYVGYTPNVVHSTVHTTDGSGSNGSGSSMDLETAEEDFHIYGINWTEDEIVFYVDSLENVVHTYAPSIKTANNWPFDKPHFIIINLAVGGTWGGAQGIDNSIFPQTLEVDYVRVYE, encoded by the coding sequence ATGTATTATTTTCTAAGGAGATTGGGTTACTTTAAAAAGCTTATTGTCTGTTTTCAAATTCTTTTATTTGTCTCCTGTTCAGGCAGTGATGATAATGAAAAGGATTATGTGGCTGATTTTGAGTTTGAAGTAAATGCCAATATTGTAAGCTTTACCAACGCCTCATCGGGAGATTATCTATATATAGAATGGGATTATGGAAATGGAGAAACTTCCGGAGCTCAGTCAAATAGGGATTACCAGGGGACGGCATACTATCCTTTAAAAGGAGATTATACGGTAACACTTACGGTATTTGGGCCATCCAATAAAAGTAGCGATGTTAAAACCGTCAGTAAAACCATCCAAATAATGGCCGATGATCCGGATTATAAGCCGGTTGAAGAAGGTTTGGTTTGGTCTGATGAGTTTGATCAGTCGGCTATCAATACTGAAAACTGGACTTTTGAAGTGGGTCATGGTGATTGGGGTTGGGGAAATAATGAGCTGCAATATTATACCGATGGTGATAATGCCAGGGTAGAGAACGGAAAGCTGATTATCACCGCCCAAAAGGTGGATGATAATACAACAACAGGTTCCTATACTTCAGCACGTATGGTAACCATGGGTAAGCAGGCGTTTACTTATGGTAAAGTTGAAATCCGTGCAAAACTTCCAGCAGGACGAGGTGTTTGGCCAGCAATATGGATGCTTGGGACGAATATAAATTCGGTTGGATGGCCGGCATGTGGCGAAATAGACATAATGGAATATGTGGGGTACACGCCCAACGTTGTACATTCAACGGTTCATACAACAGATGGATCTGGTAGCAATGGAAGTGGAAGCTCCATGGATTTAGAAACGGCAGAAGAAGATTTTCATATATACGGAATCAATTGGACAGAGGATGAGATTGTGTTTTATGTGGATTCTCTGGAAAATGTTGTGCATACCTATGCACCATCCATAAAAACTGCTAACAACTGGCCTTTTGATAAACCGCATTTTATCATTATTAATTTAGCTGTAGGTGGTACATGGGGTGGTGCTCAAGGAATAGATAATTCCATTTTTCCACAAACACTTGAAGTCGATTATGTGAGAGTTTATGAATAA
- a CDS encoding PKD domain-containing protein: MKRAITSLFKYREMMKTGDFHATNENIKRMKNLVYFIVLLLAVTSCSPDEYSAPANLTADQIDWEIIPTETINEYLLVNNTAGVTSKWDLGNGVTIMNDTAIAQYTFAGTYTVKLLVINQGGTVELEQDIVTDQDNMAFLSGYPYDQLVGDGSQVWAVDAYSKGHFGLGPTLDNPIEWYGANVNDKAERNFYDDRFTFSINESGLVVNQLTNGYVYANASWASDLGTPEGNEEPEGSDYIMPFDGGDYVCSYLDGVLTVNGGGFLGYYAGANEYQIVELSDDLLEVAFWDSKSNFYWFTRFRPVDQLTPEPEEEIKDLLALDIMDDFEGNGNIEWSTSEIDRFDTIENFAPVPVNESENIAIYSKGDGEWSNVKAVLSHKMDLSERNVFTMKVYMPGFNDYETECDNGVSSWMSTHNLMPQVDVKLQNSSLGGDAYTTQEVRSFTVSDEDFDHWIELTFDFSDVPARTDFDQIVIQFGNEGHCNHGIFYMDDFMLL, encoded by the coding sequence ATGAAACGAGCCATAACATCACTGTTTAAGTACAGGGAAATGATGAAGACTGGCGACTTTCATGCAACAAATGAAAATATTAAACGCATGAAAAATTTAGTATATTTTATAGTGCTGTTGTTGGCGGTGACATCTTGTAGCCCTGATGAATATAGTGCACCAGCTAATTTGACAGCAGACCAGATTGACTGGGAAATAATACCAACGGAAACAATCAATGAATACCTGCTGGTTAATAATACGGCTGGAGTGACATCTAAGTGGGATCTTGGAAACGGGGTGACAATTATGAATGATACGGCCATTGCTCAATACACTTTTGCAGGTACTTACACGGTTAAGTTATTGGTGATTAATCAGGGAGGAACTGTTGAGCTGGAACAGGATATTGTTACTGATCAGGATAATATGGCATTCTTATCTGGTTATCCTTACGATCAGCTTGTAGGAGATGGCTCACAGGTATGGGCGGTCGATGCCTATTCTAAAGGGCATTTTGGTTTAGGACCAACCCTGGATAACCCTATTGAATGGTACGGTGCAAATGTAAATGATAAGGCCGAAAGAAATTTTTACGATGATAGATTTACTTTTTCTATCAATGAATCGGGTCTTGTGGTAAATCAGTTAACCAATGGTTATGTGTATGCCAATGCCAGTTGGGCTTCTGATTTAGGTACGCCCGAGGGTAACGAAGAGCCTGAAGGAAGTGATTATATCATGCCTTTTGATGGGGGTGATTATGTGTGTTCTTATTTGGACGGGGTTTTAACTGTTAATGGAGGAGGATTTCTTGGTTATTATGCTGGAGCTAACGAATACCAAATTGTGGAACTAAGCGATGATCTTTTGGAAGTGGCTTTTTGGGATAGTAAATCAAATTTTTACTGGTTCACAAGATTCAGACCTGTGGATCAATTAACACCAGAGCCTGAAGAAGAAATCAAGGATTTGTTAGCACTGGATATTATGGATGATTTTGAAGGCAATGGAAATATTGAGTGGTCTACTTCTGAAATAGACAGGTTTGATACCATAGAAAACTTTGCTCCTGTACCTGTTAATGAGTCTGAAAATATTGCTATTTATTCTAAGGGTGATGGTGAGTGGAGTAATGTGAAAGCTGTATTGAGTCATAAAATGGATTTGTCTGAACGAAATGTATTTACCATGAAGGTTTATATGCCTGGTTTTAATGATTATGAAACGGAATGCGATAATGGAGTATCTTCATGGATGTCTACCCATAATTTGATGCCACAAGTGGACGTGAAGTTGCAGAATAGTTCATTGGGAGGAGATGCATATACAACCCAAGAAGTGAGATCATTTACGGTTAGTGATGAAGATTTTGATCATTGGATTGAATTGACGTTTGATTTTAGTGATGTACCTGCTCGAACTGATTTTGATCAGATTGTGATCCAGTTTGGAAACGAAGGTCATTGTAATCATGGAATTTTCTATATGGACGATTTTATGCTTTTATAA
- a CDS encoding RagB/SusD family nutrient uptake outer membrane protein → MKRMIYMLFFAVALMGCEDYLEKESVTGQTDENFYQTEDDMYRALVAVYEPLQRNWGSAIQLTLDIASDDCYGGGSSSTDGVDLKKVNRGNTTASEEMWKSIWDDHYVGIYRANLFLEKLDGADISDEHRKEYTGEVLFLRAYYYANLVRMFENIPLVTHVLEPDEYVQTQAPVDDVYAQIASDLISAQDSLAGVTYSDAEKGRVTEWAAQALLARIYLFYDGVYGSGDGTSTMPGNVTGANALAYLNDIIDNSGADLIDFASLWGHSEVDDAWVENSVEGIFEIQFSNQGESWQWSSVSYDTGNKMVVFVGPRGTPDDSEYYSSWSFATGTQQLYDSYEDGDIRRNLTLIDADLELGEGNYSIGDQHTGYFNKKYAGLKSQVPEVGQPELNFPQNYISIRFADVLLMAAELEAKIGTNGNAVQHYNRVRARAFGDAYSPVGEVSVAQIFEERKREFAYEGIRYWDLLRQGMDVLTGAIEATNLGGIYDSGVNTAARGFWPIPSSEIALSNYALVQNDGY, encoded by the coding sequence ATGAAAAGAATGATATATATGCTTTTCTTCGCTGTTGCTTTGATGGGATGTGAAGACTACCTTGAAAAGGAATCAGTGACGGGGCAAACAGATGAAAACTTTTATCAAACAGAAGATGATATGTATCGGGCATTGGTTGCTGTTTACGAACCATTGCAAAGGAATTGGGGAAGTGCTATTCAGCTGACGCTGGATATTGCTTCAGATGATTGTTATGGTGGAGGATCCAGTTCTACCGATGGGGTTGATTTGAAAAAAGTGAATAGAGGTAATACAACTGCATCAGAAGAAATGTGGAAATCAATTTGGGATGATCATTATGTCGGTATTTATCGGGCGAACTTGTTTCTTGAAAAATTAGATGGTGCTGATATTTCTGATGAACACAGAAAAGAGTATACTGGTGAGGTCTTGTTTTTGAGGGCTTATTATTATGCAAATTTGGTGCGAATGTTTGAAAATATTCCTTTGGTTACTCATGTATTAGAGCCAGATGAATATGTACAGACTCAGGCACCTGTTGATGATGTATATGCGCAAATTGCTTCAGATTTGATTTCAGCACAAGATAGTTTGGCAGGTGTTACTTATAGTGACGCAGAAAAAGGTAGGGTGACCGAGTGGGCTGCCCAAGCCTTGTTAGCCAGAATTTATTTGTTCTATGATGGCGTTTATGGAAGTGGTGATGGAACTTCAACCATGCCTGGTAATGTAACTGGTGCTAATGCATTGGCTTATCTAAACGATATTATTGACAATAGCGGAGCTGACCTCATTGATTTTGCCAGTCTTTGGGGACATTCAGAAGTGGATGATGCTTGGGTAGAAAATTCAGTGGAAGGTATATTTGAGATTCAGTTTTCGAACCAGGGAGAAAGCTGGCAATGGTCTAGTGTTTCCTATGATACCGGAAATAAAATGGTGGTGTTTGTTGGCCCCAGAGGTACGCCGGATGATTCTGAATATTATAGTTCATGGAGTTTTGCTACAGGAACACAACAGCTATATGATTCTTATGAAGATGGTGATATAAGAAGGAATTTAACCTTGATTGATGCCGACTTGGAGTTGGGCGAAGGTAATTATTCAATAGGTGATCAACATACGGGTTATTTTAACAAAAAATATGCTGGCTTAAAAAGTCAGGTGCCCGAAGTTGGTCAACCAGAATTGAATTTTCCCCAAAATTATATCTCCATACGTTTTGCGGATGTTTTATTAATGGCTGCAGAATTGGAAGCTAAGATAGGTACAAATGGCAATGCTGTGCAACATTACAATAGGGTAAGAGCTCGTGCCTTTGGAGATGCCTATTCTCCTGTGGGAGAGGTAAGTGTAGCGCAGATATTTGAGGAGAGAAAGCGGGAGTTTGCTTACGAAGGTATTCGTTACTGGGATTTGCTTAGACAAGGAATGGATGTGCTAACAGGAGCTATTGAGGCGACTAATCTTGGAGGCATTTATGATTCGGGGGTTAATACTGCAGCAAGAGGTTTCTGGCCTATTCCATCCAGTGAGATCGCATTATCTAATTATGCTTTGGTGCAAAACGATGGTTACTAA
- a CDS encoding SusC/RagA family TonB-linked outer membrane protein, with protein MKNLLGTIFLLLCTTLIWAQETTVTGKVTSAEDGMPIPGVSVVVKGSTNGTITTIDGEFSLNANMGETLLFSFIGMQAQEHIIDGTTLNVTLQTEVSDLDEVVVVGYGVQKKSAVTGAISSIKSEDIQKMPIQRAEQAIQGQVAGVQVAANSGQPGAGISVNIRGVGTTGDSQPLFIVDGNPVGDISYLASTDIGSMEVLKDASASAIYGARGANGVVIITTKKGSEGAAKLTYDGYYGVQNAWRNMDLLDAREYQMIINESLLNSGYDSSSKNWIQDSEVAGIGAGTDWQKEIFRDNAPIQSHTLTLSGGNQKVVYSSALSYFEQEGIVSEDKSSYERINFRANADYTSYDDKLKIGSSMLYSRFKSQGVDPNSVYNSPLAQAINIDPITSVRDEDGTFSWPIRNMQEIVNPVANMYYLHDEYRTDKIVGNLYAEYEFLKDLKVRSSLGIDYAYQWQDTYKPLYELSEITNNTSTKVDKNMKNWYTYNWETTLNYHKVFGAHEVDALAGTTLMTSTYENLSGSASDLLIEGVDYAYIDNSGNDESKTASGGFEENALRSYFGRVNYSYGDKYMASLTVRHDGSSRFGSNNRYATFPSISTGWIISEESFLKDKLGPVSFLKIRASWGQNGNENIGNFAYLSLITNNNEYNFNDGLTVKGSAPEKIANPDLKWETSEQTDIGFDLRVGSKFSLNFDYYNKVTKDLLIDAAIPGYIGNDAPTVNGGTVENKGVELLLGYRDQINDFSYGATLNLSANKNEMTKINNEEGIMYGDVSVGPSGMEQLTIAKVGEPIGFFWGYETAGVFQNEAEVNAHSKDGVLIQENAQPGDLIYVDQNDDGVLDNSDRINLGDPYPDFTVGLNLNMAYKNIDFSMFWYGVVGNQMINATRRYDLPNVNYQTSILNRWTGEGTSNSEPRVVWNDVNNNQGTFSDYMVEDADYLRLKNIQLGFTLPKSVLDKVNIERIRLYVSGDNLLTFTKYSGFEPEIGNSDNVFYTGVDQGIYPQARVVSIGANITF; from the coding sequence ATGAAGAATTTATTAGGAACGATTTTCCTGTTATTGTGTACAACCCTTATATGGGCACAAGAAACAACAGTTACAGGTAAAGTAACATCTGCGGAAGATGGAATGCCCATTCCCGGAGTGAGTGTAGTGGTAAAAGGTTCAACCAATGGTACCATTACTACTATTGATGGTGAGTTTTCACTAAATGCGAATATGGGAGAGACGCTTCTGTTCTCTTTTATAGGTATGCAAGCACAAGAGCATATCATTGATGGTACAACTTTAAATGTAACTTTGCAGACCGAGGTCTCTGATCTTGACGAGGTAGTTGTGGTTGGTTATGGTGTGCAGAAGAAGAGTGCTGTTACTGGTGCTATTTCTTCTATTAAATCTGAAGATATTCAGAAGATGCCTATCCAGCGTGCTGAGCAAGCCATACAAGGTCAGGTAGCTGGGGTGCAGGTGGCTGCTAACTCTGGTCAGCCGGGAGCTGGCATTTCTGTAAATATCCGTGGTGTTGGTACCACAGGTGATTCACAACCTTTGTTTATTGTGGATGGTAATCCGGTGGGTGACATTTCATATCTTGCTTCTACCGACATTGGTAGTATGGAAGTTTTAAAAGATGCTTCTGCTTCTGCTATTTATGGTGCCAGAGGTGCCAATGGGGTTGTGATTATTACCACCAAAAAAGGATCAGAAGGAGCCGCCAAGTTAACCTATGATGGTTATTATGGTGTGCAAAATGCCTGGAGAAACATGGATCTCTTGGATGCACGGGAATACCAAATGATTATCAATGAGTCTTTGCTTAATTCAGGATATGATAGTAGCTCTAAGAATTGGATTCAGGATAGTGAAGTGGCTGGTATTGGTGCTGGTACAGATTGGCAAAAGGAAATTTTTAGGGATAATGCCCCTATTCAAAGTCATACGTTGACTTTAAGTGGAGGTAACCAAAAAGTAGTTTACTCATCGGCTTTATCGTACTTTGAGCAGGAAGGTATTGTTTCAGAGGATAAATCCAGTTATGAGCGAATTAATTTTAGAGCCAATGCCGATTATACTTCATATGATGATAAATTAAAGATCGGGTCTTCCATGTTATATTCACGTTTTAAATCACAAGGCGTTGATCCCAATAGTGTTTATAACTCACCCTTGGCGCAAGCCATCAATATTGATCCGATTACATCGGTAAGAGATGAAGATGGTACGTTTAGTTGGCCCATCAGGAATATGCAGGAAATTGTGAATCCTGTTGCAAATATGTATTATTTGCATGATGAGTACAGAACCGACAAAATTGTGGGTAACTTATATGCTGAATATGAGTTTTTAAAAGATTTAAAAGTCAGATCTTCTTTAGGGATTGATTATGCATATCAATGGCAAGATACTTATAAACCTCTGTATGAGTTAAGTGAAATTACGAATAACACCAGTACGAAAGTCGATAAGAATATGAAGAACTGGTATACTTATAACTGGGAAACTACCCTTAATTATCATAAAGTATTCGGTGCGCATGAAGTGGATGCATTGGCAGGAACAACTTTGATGACCAGTACCTATGAAAACCTTTCAGGTAGTGCCAGTGATTTGTTGATTGAGGGAGTGGATTATGCCTATATTGATAACTCAGGTAATGATGAAAGTAAAACGGCAAGTGGTGGTTTTGAAGAAAATGCCTTGCGTTCTTATTTTGGTCGTGTAAACTATAGCTATGGTGATAAATATATGGCTTCTTTGACGGTTCGTCATGATGGTTCATCACGTTTTGGGTCAAACAATCGTTATGCTACTTTTCCTTCAATTTCAACGGGTTGGATTATTTCGGAAGAAAGTTTTTTGAAAGATAAACTGGGGCCTGTTAGTTTCTTGAAAATTAGAGCCAGTTGGGGACAAAATGGAAATGAGAACATTGGTAACTTTGCATATTTATCGCTGATTACTAATAATAACGAATATAATTTTAACGACGGCCTAACTGTAAAAGGATCTGCTCCAGAAAAGATAGCTAATCCTGATTTAAAATGGGAAACCTCAGAGCAAACAGATATAGGTTTCGATTTACGGGTTGGTTCTAAATTTTCTTTGAATTTCGATTACTACAATAAGGTAACAAAAGATTTATTGATTGATGCCGCTATTCCTGGTTATATTGGTAATGATGCTCCTACTGTTAATGGAGGAACGGTTGAGAATAAAGGAGTGGAATTGTTATTGGGATATAGAGATCAGATCAATGATTTTTCGTATGGTGCCACTTTAAATTTATCGGCTAATAAAAATGAAATGACCAAGATAAATAATGAGGAAGGCATTATGTATGGGGATGTAAGTGTTGGACCTTCAGGAATGGAGCAATTAACGATTGCTAAAGTGGGTGAACCGATTGGATTTTTCTGGGGCTATGAAACGGCAGGTGTTTTCCAAAATGAAGCAGAAGTTAATGCCCATAGTAAAGACGGTGTATTGATTCAGGAAAATGCCCAACCCGGTGATTTAATTTATGTGGATCAAAATGATGATGGAGTGCTTGACAATTCAGATAGAATTAATTTGGGTGATCCTTATCCCGATTTTACGGTTGGTCTGAATCTAAACATGGCTTATAAAAATATCGACTTTAGTATGTTTTGGTATGGAGTTGTGGGGAATCAAATGATTAATGCGACGCGTCGTTATGACTTACCTAATGTTAATTATCAGACCTCTATATTAAACAGATGGACGGGTGAAGGTACTTCTAATTCAGAACCTAGAGTGGTGTGGAACGATGTAAATAATAACCAAGGAACATTCTCTGATTACATGGTGGAAGATGCTGATTACTTGAGGTTAAAGAATATACAACTTGGTTTCACATTGCCTAAGTCGGTGTTGGATAAAGTAAATATTGAAAGAATACGCTTGTATGTATCTGGCGATAACTTATTGACCTTTACCAAGTATTCAGGCTTTGAGCCGGAAATTGGAAATAGCGATAATGTATTTTATACAGGGGTTGATCAAGGTATTTATCCTCAGGCAAGGGTAGTTTCAATAGGAGCCAATATTACTTTCTAA
- a CDS encoding triple tyrosine motif-containing protein yields MRIIYIHIVAFLLFVFAIEAGAQMNKIGIPELEYFDRREYNGATQNWDISQAESGFIYFANNDGLLEFDGVNWSLLNDKNFGIIRSVKVLGKRIYIGSFNELGYYEYDSLQNLRYTSYAHYPELSEMGEFWDIYSWDNMVVFRSPKGLCLFKDDELVGVIRSSSRFISSYMVNGLLLVQDKKKGLMELRGQNVFPVSGGKKMINSEIVSMLPLAEDKIVIATMKNGLFIWDMQGIEKWNVDADSFLQQTNIFCGIKYLNDFLVFGTIQGGLVITSLSGDVVMQIDKDKGLKNNTVLSVSYDREGNIWGGLDNGIVRVNFNSSVTFLQGYYNVGTGYCAEKYNGYYYFGTNQGLYKIPEDVFFDPLKNRADFKKLNGSDGQVWALYAEEDVLLCGHNLGAFEIVGDRIRRLTTDGVNGVWNFKKVEGNPNLIISGTYNGLCLFEKIGRNWHYKSRIRGFDESSRFIEWDAQGNLWVSHGYKGVYRLRFSKDYTTVVQVQAFEKDDFPQNVSDLVLSKINGSCVFSGKDGVYVLPAEGHSFTRDSSYNAYFRDKHFPNYLKEDKFKNIWYFHDYSVGVLRYLEDGTYKKIDYPFISLERKLVSGFEYVFVLDKENALFGVEDGFAHYSSKVVKNYQKPFKVHIRSFKALSDSVVYAMNHFEEGREEQKIVPQFAFKNNSFEISYSASFMEGSEILYATYLQGLDDGYSKWSGTRVRSFSNLYEGVYTFEVKALNSYGVEAEPMKFSFEVLPPWYRTIYAKVGYLFFIILIMLVLFVVVNRRVELSKKKEKEKQLERFKAKEEQFKNAALLSEKEMIKMRNERLKSEMVFKEKELANSTINLIQKNELLSEIKAELKRLGRVHDFRDVDKKVSALIRKIDKAITNENNWEVFEMHFGQVHEEFLKKLIRLHPDLTQREQKLSAFIKMGMSSKEIASLMNITTRAVENNRYKLRQKLGIEQGENLSAYIGKI; encoded by the coding sequence ATGAGAATCATATATATCCATATTGTTGCGTTTCTTCTCTTTGTTTTTGCCATTGAAGCTGGCGCCCAGATGAACAAGATTGGTATTCCCGAGCTTGAGTATTTTGATAGGCGAGAATATAATGGAGCTACCCAAAATTGGGATATATCACAGGCTGAATCAGGTTTTATTTATTTTGCCAATAATGATGGATTGTTGGAATTTGATGGCGTAAATTGGAGTTTGTTAAATGATAAAAACTTTGGAATTATTAGAAGTGTTAAAGTGTTAGGCAAAAGGATATATATAGGTTCTTTTAATGAATTAGGGTATTACGAATACGATTCACTTCAAAATTTAAGGTATACTTCGTATGCACATTATCCAGAATTAAGTGAGATGGGCGAATTCTGGGATATTTATTCCTGGGATAATATGGTTGTTTTTAGGTCACCAAAGGGTTTGTGCTTATTTAAAGACGATGAGTTGGTTGGTGTGATACGATCTTCTTCCAGATTCATTTCTTCGTATATGGTAAATGGATTGTTGTTGGTGCAGGATAAAAAAAAGGGTTTGATGGAGTTGAGGGGACAAAATGTTTTTCCTGTTTCGGGAGGTAAAAAAATGATAAATTCGGAAATCGTGTCTATGTTACCTTTAGCCGAGGATAAAATAGTTATTGCGACCATGAAAAATGGTTTGTTTATATGGGATATGCAAGGTATTGAAAAATGGAATGTGGATGCGGATTCCTTTTTACAGCAAACTAATATTTTTTGCGGGATAAAATATTTGAACGATTTCTTGGTCTTTGGCACTATTCAAGGAGGACTGGTTATTACTTCGCTCAGTGGAGATGTTGTGATGCAGATTGATAAAGATAAGGGGCTTAAAAACAATACGGTTTTAAGCGTATCGTATGATCGGGAAGGAAATATATGGGGTGGTTTGGATAATGGTATAGTTCGTGTTAATTTTAATTCGAGTGTTACTTTTTTGCAAGGCTATTATAATGTGGGAACGGGCTATTGTGCAGAGAAGTACAATGGATACTATTATTTTGGAACGAATCAAGGTTTGTACAAAATACCAGAGGATGTTTTCTTTGATCCCTTGAAGAATAGGGCTGATTTTAAAAAGCTGAACGGGTCGGATGGTCAGGTGTGGGCGCTTTATGCGGAGGAGGATGTTTTGTTGTGTGGACATAATCTTGGTGCTTTTGAAATTGTAGGTGACAGGATTCGGCGGTTGACTACGGATGGGGTGAATGGTGTGTGGAATTTTAAAAAGGTAGAAGGAAATCCGAATTTGATCATTTCCGGTACCTATAATGGATTGTGTTTGTTCGAGAAAATTGGACGAAACTGGCATTATAAAAGCCGAATTCGTGGTTTTGATGAATCTTCCAGGTTTATTGAATGGGATGCTCAGGGTAATTTGTGGGTTTCTCATGGGTATAAGGGAGTGTATAGGTTACGGTTTAGTAAGGATTATACGACGGTTGTGCAGGTGCAGGCTTTTGAAAAGGATGATTTTCCTCAGAATGTATCTGACCTGGTTTTGTCGAAAATTAATGGGAGTTGTGTGTTTTCTGGAAAGGATGGAGTTTATGTTTTGCCTGCGGAAGGGCATTCATTTACTCGGGATAGTAGTTATAATGCTTATTTCAGAGATAAACATTTTCCTAACTATTTAAAAGAAGATAAGTTCAAGAATATCTGGTACTTTCACGATTATAGTGTTGGAGTATTGCGGTATTTAGAAGATGGAACATATAAGAAAATTGATTATCCCTTTATTTCGTTGGAACGTAAGCTGGTGAGTGGATTTGAATATGTTTTTGTTTTAGACAAAGAAAATGCGCTTTTTGGGGTGGAGGATGGTTTCGCCCATTATTCGTCAAAGGTGGTGAAAAACTACCAAAAGCCATTTAAAGTCCATATCAGATCATTTAAAGCGCTTTCGGACTCGGTTGTTTATGCTATGAATCATTTCGAGGAAGGGCGTGAGGAGCAAAAAATTGTACCGCAGTTTGCTTTTAAAAATAACTCTTTTGAGATAAGTTATTCCGCTTCGTTTATGGAAGGGAGCGAGATATTGTATGCTACCTACTTGCAAGGTTTAGATGATGGATATTCTAAGTGGAGTGGTACACGCGTCCGATCATTTTCAAACTTATATGAAGGAGTGTATACGTTTGAGGTTAAAGCATTGAATAGTTATGGGGTGGAGGCTGAACCTATGAAGTTTAGTTTTGAAGTGTTACCACCCTGGTATAGAACTATTTATGCAAAGGTGGGGTATCTGTTTTTTATTATACTCATTATGCTTGTCTTGTTTGTTGTGGTTAACCGAAGAGTTGAGTTAAGTAAGAAAAAAGAAAAGGAGAAACAGCTAGAGCGATTTAAGGCGAAGGAAGAGCAATTTAAAAATGCGGCTTTGCTATCGGAAAAGGAAATGATTAAAATGCGAAACGAAAGGTTGAAGAGTGAAATGGTTTTTAAGGAAAAAGAACTGGCTAACTCTACAATAAATTTGATACAGAAAAATGAACTTCTGTCTGAAATAAAGGCAGAACTAAAGAGACTGGGGCGTGTGCATGATTTTCGGGATGTGGATAAAAAGGTGAGTGCTCTGATTCGGAAAATAGATAAGGCTATTACCAATGAGAATAATTGGGAGGTGTTTGAAATGCATTTTGGACAGGTACACGAGGAGTTTTTGAAGAAACTAATTCGTTTACATCCGGATTTAACACAGCGAGAACAAAAATTGAGTGCCTTTATAAAGATGGGCATGTCGTCTAAAGAAATTGCTTCATTGATGAATATTACCACGCGGGCAGTAGAAAATAACAGGTATAAGCTACGTCAAAAGCTAGGTATTGAACAAGGTGAAAATCTTTCTGCATATATTGGAAAAATATAA